From the Phycisphaeraceae bacterium genome, the window CACATCCGTCAACTCAACCCGGTACCGAAGCCCCCCATCATCATGCCCACCTCCCACGTCCCCGATGTGCGACTCTCCTTCACGCAGCCGACGGGCACTCGCGCACACCACATTCGCCTTGTGTTGCATCGCCATCAACCCGATTGCCTTGTAACTCGATGTCAGGCGGCCAAAAAACGGCACAAAGATCCCGCGATCGCCCGCGTTCTGATCGGCCACAAAACCCACCGGAACTCCTTGCGCCATCAGCCTCGGCAGCATCGTCGCCGCGCCAAACTTGTCGACCAGAATCAACCCGCGCCGTGCCCGCGTCCGCCGCAGCCATCGATCCACCGGCTTCATATCCAGAGGCCTGTACAGCGCGTGAATGGGGAACCCCAACACCGCCATCGTGTACCCCATCATTTCCCAATTCCCACAGTGCCCCGTCAGCATCAGACTCGGACGACCCTCAATCAGCGCCTCGAGTGCCCCATCCAGATTCCCCAACTCCACATGCCTCAGCCACGCATCGCCCGACAACAACCGTGGCATACACGCGATCTCCACCCCCAACTGAAACAGGTGGCTGAAACTCGCAAGCACCAGATCGCGCGCACCGGCTTCATCAATATCGCGCAACGCAAAGCGCACACGCTCCGACGCCGCCTCGACACGCCTGCGATTGAACCTCGCGCTGCCGTACAAACGCCCGAGCGCCGCCGCTCCAGCGATCGACGTAGAGACCCCCACCATCTGTGGCAGTGTCGTAACGCCGCGCACCGCTCCATACACCAACGGATGAAGCAACGACGGAATCTGGGCCTTCTTCTTCTTGCCGCCGCGAGCCGGCGCCCCGCCCACCGCACTCGCCATAGCTTGGCTCACAGCATCAATCCGGGATCGACCCGATCAACGTATACAACCGATTCTCGTTGAGCACCGGAATCGACGTTGACGCCGCACGCGCGAACAACTGGTCATAGTTCGACACCACCGTCTGAAGCCTCACATACTCCTGAAGCACCTCAAGCGGCGCATCAGGACCAGGCTGCGGCGGAAGCACCGGCTTCTGCCCGAGCACCAGGAAGTCCACCCCGCCCGTCAACTCGGACTGCACAATCCCGCCCCAACTGCGAATCAGCGACTTGAGATCCTCGCCCTCTTCGCGCGTCGCCAGCCCGTCGCGATTGACATCAAAGTTGCCGTACACCACAAACCGGTATTCCTTCTTCGGGTCGTACACCGGATTGGCAATCACGTCCCCACGCGTAATCGGGTTGCCACGAGACTCACGCACAA encodes:
- a CDS encoding lysophospholipid acyltransferase family protein translates to MASAVGGAPARGGKKKKAQIPSLLHPLVYGAVRGVTTLPQMVGVSTSIAGAAALGRLYGSARFNRRRVEAASERVRFALRDIDEAGARDLVLASFSHLFQLGVEIACMPRLLSGDAWLRHVELGNLDGALEALIEGRPSLMLTGHCGNWEMMGYTMAVLGFPIHALYRPLDMKPVDRWLRRTRARRGLILVDKFGAATMLPRLMAQGVPVGFVADQNAGDRGIFVPFFGRLTSSYKAIGLMAMQHKANVVCASARRLREGESHIGDVGGGHDDGGLRYRVELTDVIRPADWEGHPDPLFYITARYRRAIEQMVRIAPEQYLWMHRIWKSRPAHEKFNSPMPARLREKLQTLPWLSEAEVETICDQSDRDRAYLAEHGLERLP